Within Calliopsis andreniformis isolate RMS-2024a chromosome 4, iyCalAndr_principal, whole genome shotgun sequence, the genomic segment GCTACATAGCTTGTAGATGAAATTTCTCAATAATCTGTAATTCGTGCCTCGCATTTTTTATCAGATACTACAAATGATATGCAGAATAAACATACTGCGAATTAGAAAACCTTAGCATTATCTACTTCAGTCAGACAATGTTTATGATTCGTTTTCAAAAATGGTGTGGTTTAAATGGTCACGATTATAAGCTGCATTTTATATTCAGTATGAAAATCACTTTAGGTTAATTTAATTTGATTGTCCCTCAAGCGCAGACTTTTTACTCACGTAGTTTTGTAGGCATCAGCAACTCACTTGTAATTACAGTGTTATATAAATTATAGGACATTCATCTACTATTTCATATGTATACTATTGAAGAACCAAGGTCTCTACGCCTCCTCGTCGAACTACAATATCATTTGACTGCTTACTTTCCTCTGCAcactttatcttgtatttaaacaccctataataaaatttataataaaaagaatGTAAATTTAATACTCACAAAGATGTATTTTCAAAGTATTTTAAaagtaacgtacaataaaatatCACTCCATATCTGTGTTTGCTTTTCTTTTGTTGTAGCTGTTTCTTTTAACTCTTCTTTTTCTAATGCCAAATTTTTAATATCGACTTCTTTTGATTGAATAGCAGACTTTAATTCATCTTTTATCCCCTTCCCAGGATTAGAAATAGTAGGATCCTATATTAATAAATTGAAGTTATATACATATGCAAAAACTGAATTGAAAATAAGTGACGTTGACATTAAAATGAAAGAAAGAAACCTCTATATCACGTCTTATTCTTTCTTCTGTAGTCTTCATCTTACTTGTCAGTTTCTCCaacctttctttttctttaataaCCTTTAGCACATAAACCATAAtgaaatatttgtattataaatttaattaatgaCAAATATTAAAAGGCTTATTACCTTTTCTATTTTCGCTTTTATGTCATCTAATTCTGATTGTAAATTACTGATTGAAGCACTCATAGTTGATTCAATATCATTGTGAGCTTTTTCAGTTACTTCGTGCTGGTGCTCAAATTCACttactttttcttttattttttggaCTTCTACAACAGATTTAAATTATTCAGTATTCATATATCAGAGCTAACTCTTAATTTATACCATTTATAAGTGGAATCAACTTCGCTCGGAAAACAGAAATATCTCTAGATAACTGAAGATTTGCTGAAGACACATTTTCTTCTGTGAAATTATCTGGAACTTTATTTCTTACAGTTTCCAATATTTCCTTTGTCTGATTACATTGATTAAGCTAAAGAAAATAGCATTGGTAATTATGACTGagtaatataaaaaaatttgatTGAAGAACATACCTGATTTTCTAAAATAACAGTTGTTCGATAAAGCACACTATTTTCTGCAATAAGCCATGCTAATTCGCTCTTACAAtgcttataaaatgtatttctAGTTTTTAGACggtttacatatttttttaattcctCTCTGTTAGGTGCATTGTTTTCTACAATTAACTTTGATATTTCTCGTTTTTCTTCCAATTTTGCTTGTAACTCTTGAAAAGAATTTTCTGTTTTCTGCAATCGTTCCAGTAAATTCTTTTTAATATTCGCTACAGCAGCTGCTTGCTGTCTATACGGTTCCATTTTACCGGTACTACTTTTTGAAATCTAGAATAAGTTTAGTAGTTACAAATGAAGACAAATGAATTAAACTGATTCAAATTCACCTTGAGCTCTATTAAATCTTGAATTTCCTTAGCTATTGAATCTAGTTTATTTCTTAATGTCGTTATTTGATCTGGAGACAAATATGAATAATGTTTAACTGCAATTAATGCCTTCATGcgatttcttttttcatttaacTCAGCtggtaatttttcatttttaactaTTGTCTGGACCATTATCATCTCTGCAAGTTGTTGTAATAATGTTTGTGCAGTAAGTTCATTCTCGTCTTTctttaaaatttgtaattctCGTTCCAGTCTTTGAAGAGAAACCTAAGACATTTAGATTTAATCTAATTATTAAAGCTTTCACAATTGTAGTCActttaatattttctattttgctTATGTATGTTGGTACCACTGACTAACTCCAAAGAACAAAAGGTGATTTCCCATgtcaaaataaatgtaattttGTTAATTTCTAATTTCTGTGCATAAGTTACTGTTTTATAAATAAAGTCATAATTCCttcttattgaattttgaatttttaagtacGTATCTTTGATAAATACAAAATTTCTATAGAATACCTGTAATTTTGATATAATTTCTTTTTCCTGTTCTTCTTGCAATGCAAGGTCACGTTCCTTATCTCTTTCTGCACGTAATGCTTTTGCAGCTTCTAACAAATGTATCCCTGCCTCTGCTTTTGCTTTCATTTTTTCAATACGTATAGTCACAGCCTATCAAAATAATTTGGATATTAGATTTATATGCAATAATAAATTTGTTGGCATTTacataataatatattttcataCTTCTTTCTCCTTCTCCATAGTTTTTAAATCTGCAGTAAGTTCACTGGTATCTTCAAAAGTCTAAGTTCataccacaatataaatattaatgatGAAAAACAAAGCCAATGATATGTAAACAATAGAAAGTCTCATTTTATACCTTTTTCCCCATTTCTCTTTCTTTATGAAGAGTTTTGAAACGATCAATCAAAGCTGTATATTGTTCA encodes:
- the LOC143178613 gene encoding intraflagellar transport protein 81 homolog isoform X1, producing MRENIKFIITEVNKLLGRNYNIIYFNSLSPEELLQVLKDVLIKIQDQNDINIDTKNETLEETAIYILSILRVLNYQPQTDPASFRQGLIRGDPNTIYPILTWLLSHIDVVQKRIYLSRFLVKVEVPTEYLNDPDISSLYEQYTALIDRFKTLHKEREMGKKTFEDTSELTADLKTMEKEKEAVTIRIEKMKAKAEAGIHLLEAAKALRAERDKERDLALQEEQEKEIISKLQVSLQRLERELQILKKDENELTAQTLLQQLAEMIMVQTIVKNEKLPAELNEKRNRMKALIAVKHYSYLSPDQITTLRNKLDSIAKEIQDLIELKISKSSTGKMEPYRQQAAAVANIKKNLLERLQKTENSFQELQAKLEEKREISKLIVENNAPNREELKKYVNRLKTRNTFYKHCKSELAWLIAENSVLYRTTVILENQLNQCNQTKEILETVRNKVPDNFTEENVSSANLQLSRDISVFRAKLIPLINEVQKIKEKVSEFEHQHEVTEKAHNDIESTMSASISNLQSELDDIKAKIEKVIKEKERLEKLTSKMKTTEERIRRDIEDPTISNPGKGIKDELKSAIQSKEVDIKNLALEKEELKETATTKEKQTQIWSDILLVFKYKIKCAEESKQSNDIVVRRGGVETLVLQ
- the LOC143178613 gene encoding intraflagellar transport protein 81 homolog isoform X2; protein product: MTLISIQKMKLSKRLLYTFYPFFVCLIISHKQILQVLDVVQKRIYLSRFLVKVEVPTEYLNDPDISSLYEQYTALIDRFKTLHKEREMGKKTFEDTSELTADLKTMEKEKEAVTIRIEKMKAKAEAGIHLLEAAKALRAERDKERDLALQEEQEKEIISKLQVSLQRLERELQILKKDENELTAQTLLQQLAEMIMVQTIVKNEKLPAELNEKRNRMKALIAVKHYSYLSPDQITTLRNKLDSIAKEIQDLIELKISKSSTGKMEPYRQQAAAVANIKKNLLERLQKTENSFQELQAKLEEKREISKLIVENNAPNREELKKYVNRLKTRNTFYKHCKSELAWLIAENSVLYRTTVILENQLNQCNQTKEILETVRNKVPDNFTEENVSSANLQLSRDISVFRAKLIPLINEVQKIKEKVSEFEHQHEVTEKAHNDIESTMSASISNLQSELDDIKAKIEKVIKEKERLEKLTSKMKTTEERIRRDIEDPTISNPGKGIKDELKSAIQSKEVDIKNLALEKEELKETATTKEKQTQIWSDILLVFKYKIKCAEESKQSNDIVVRRGGVETLVLQ